Proteins encoded in a region of the Stieleria neptunia genome:
- a CDS encoding BamA/OMP85 family outer membrane protein, protein MNPPSRPDTDRNVFPSPLTPASESTRMESIDLPKRSARRAAIKTPMARALAVPIAVLACTALTWTALTWTESAHAQNYPPGYTPANGTYVQPQQTYAPQQNYAPQQNYAPQQNYVPQPVPQQPAPQTAFPPTQFGPRQRVLLPGESVPGSGTAFPPIGTDPVYTPNVRVADLIVNGFPARTGRIMFGGAVNSDAGVTGQITVDERNFDIMRWPRSFRDLFGGTAFRGAGQTFRLEAAPGSDFDRYSVQFADPNLFGYLPISFSASGFLYDRRYDDWDENRLGGRFSLGYRITPDLSIAVGISGQNVDMSNIRALNTAILSPGDAAEYQKLTDSQGDNELYSGSITLTHNTRDSPIQPSQGHYFQFQFEETFGDYDYSRIELEYRKYWLLASRADGSGKQTFSYSTQVGFSGNDTPIFENFFAGGYATLRGFDFRGAGPVVGGTGGNPFVAVGGEFQFLNSVEYMFPITADDAFRGVAFCDFGTVESSVKLDADSFRVAPGLGLRVAIPALGPAPLAFDFAYPVNKSDFDNERIFSFYMSLIR, encoded by the coding sequence ATGAATCCCCCCTCCCGCCCCGACACCGACCGCAACGTTTTCCCATCACCCCTGACACCAGCAAGCGAATCAACCCGAATGGAATCGATCGATTTGCCGAAACGATCGGCCAGGCGAGCCGCCATCAAGACGCCGATGGCACGTGCCCTGGCGGTTCCAATCGCCGTGCTCGCCTGCACCGCGCTGACCTGGACCGCACTGACCTGGACCGAGTCGGCGCACGCCCAGAACTATCCGCCCGGTTACACCCCGGCAAACGGGACCTACGTCCAGCCGCAGCAAACCTACGCGCCGCAGCAGAACTACGCGCCGCAGCAGAACTACGCGCCGCAGCAGAATTATGTGCCGCAGCCGGTGCCGCAACAGCCGGCGCCACAGACGGCGTTTCCGCCGACTCAGTTCGGGCCGCGTCAGCGTGTGTTGCTGCCCGGCGAATCGGTTCCCGGAAGCGGCACCGCGTTCCCGCCGATCGGCACCGATCCGGTGTACACGCCCAACGTTCGCGTCGCGGACCTGATCGTCAATGGTTTTCCCGCCCGGACCGGACGGATCATGTTTGGTGGTGCGGTCAACAGTGACGCCGGCGTGACCGGTCAGATCACGGTCGACGAGCGAAACTTCGACATCATGCGCTGGCCTCGTTCGTTCCGCGACCTGTTCGGCGGGACGGCATTCCGTGGTGCCGGACAGACCTTTCGATTGGAAGCCGCACCCGGTAGCGACTTTGATCGCTACAGCGTTCAGTTCGCCGACCCGAACCTGTTCGGTTACCTGCCGATCAGTTTTTCAGCCAGCGGTTTCTTATACGACCGACGTTATGACGACTGGGACGAGAACCGTTTGGGCGGTCGATTCTCGCTGGGTTATCGGATCACGCCCGACTTGTCGATCGCCGTCGGGATCAGCGGCCAAAACGTCGACATGAGCAACATTCGGGCACTCAACACCGCCATCTTGTCGCCCGGCGACGCGGCCGAATACCAGAAATTGACCGACTCCCAGGGTGACAACGAGCTGTACAGCGGCAGCATCACGCTGACGCACAACACCCGTGACAGTCCGATTCAGCCCAGCCAGGGGCACTATTTCCAGTTCCAATTCGAAGAAACGTTCGGCGACTACGACTACTCGCGGATCGAGTTGGAGTACCGCAAGTACTGGTTGCTGGCGTCGCGGGCCGACGGCAGTGGTAAACAAACGTTTTCCTACAGCACGCAGGTCGGATTCAGCGGGAATGACACGCCGATCTTCGAAAACTTCTTCGCCGGCGGTTACGCGACGCTGCGAGGTTTCGATTTTCGTGGTGCCGGCCCCGTGGTGGGCGGTACGGGCGGAAATCCCTTCGTTGCCGTGGGGGGGGAATTCCAATTCCTCAACTCGGTCGAGTACATGTTCCCGATCACGGCCGACGACGCCTTTCGCGGTGTGGCATTTTGTGACTTTGGTACCGTGGAAAGCAGTGTTAAACTGGATGCCGACTCGTTTCGCGTCGCGCCCGGTTTGGGATTGCGTGTTGCAATCCCCGCGCTCGGGCCGGCCCCGCTCGCCTTCGACTTTGCCTACCCGGTCAACAAGTCGGACTTTGACAATGAGCGTATCTTCAGCTTTTACATGAGTTTGATTCGGTAA
- a CDS encoding SMI1/KNR4 family protein: MQQPTQPSAASGSWTDQIQARFRCVLSDDLSRWFDDEIWRFADGSTGNRFASAIPPQELIDEAPAAIWPALMPCDFLPILTNTMGDWLCVRLAADNAAGQIVHWYHGGGDWIPWGDSLAEAIYFDHVRHKLPGSRRDHAISAGSAGDENDRTCQQLNRWAISRLEHRAASELEPLGGLELADAMIDRRISQAAVLCQLVIDALENPLLRDDALRALDIDDPERLQRGLFDNRLMETDWIDQVVANNVSHQQVLDQQDWDAAERHCRRASEIAPELGWAWDVLGYSQERSGNRTAAIDHYRSGLNCSIFTDQTVRVRTHGYCGEGQKFSAARLMQLGYEPSDAVEQGYFESLRVTSASDRRDQVREHFAALAQQAAPAQAHELWVRAGWDLGAEPMLAFAELLEQIAIAADAAGRTAQSELARTHRNCFRDRYGI, translated from the coding sequence TTGCAACAGCCGACCCAACCATCCGCCGCCTCGGGATCTTGGACTGACCAGATCCAAGCGAGGTTTCGATGCGTCCTTTCCGACGACTTATCGCGATGGTTTGACGATGAGATCTGGCGTTTTGCCGACGGCAGCACCGGCAACCGATTCGCCTCGGCGATCCCGCCCCAGGAACTCATCGACGAGGCGCCCGCGGCGATCTGGCCGGCGCTGATGCCCTGTGACTTTCTGCCGATCTTGACGAACACGATGGGCGATTGGTTGTGCGTCCGTCTCGCCGCCGACAATGCAGCCGGACAAATCGTCCACTGGTATCACGGCGGCGGCGACTGGATCCCCTGGGGCGACTCGCTCGCCGAAGCGATCTACTTTGACCACGTTCGGCACAAGCTGCCCGGCAGCCGTCGCGACCACGCGATCTCCGCAGGTTCGGCCGGTGACGAAAACGATCGAACCTGCCAACAGCTGAACCGATGGGCGATCAGCCGACTGGAACATCGGGCGGCGTCCGAATTAGAACCGCTCGGCGGACTTGAGCTGGCCGACGCGATGATCGATCGCCGCATTAGCCAAGCGGCGGTGTTGTGCCAATTGGTGATCGACGCGTTAGAAAACCCATTGCTCCGCGATGATGCGCTCCGCGCGCTCGACATCGACGATCCCGAACGACTGCAACGCGGTTTGTTCGACAACCGACTGATGGAAACGGACTGGATCGACCAGGTGGTCGCAAACAACGTTTCGCACCAACAGGTCCTCGACCAACAGGATTGGGACGCGGCCGAACGCCATTGCCGTCGCGCCAGCGAGATCGCACCCGAACTCGGCTGGGCCTGGGATGTGCTGGGGTACAGCCAAGAGCGGTCGGGAAATCGGACCGCCGCGATCGATCACTACCGAAGTGGGCTGAACTGTTCCATCTTCACCGATCAAACGGTGCGAGTCAGGACGCACGGGTATTGCGGTGAAGGCCAAAAGTTTTCGGCCGCACGGCTGATGCAGCTCGGCTACGAACCTTCTGATGCGGTCGAGCAAGGTTATTTCGAAAGCCTACGCGTGACCTCGGCCAGCGATCGACGCGATCAAGTCCGCGAGCACTTCGCCGCGTTGGCCCAACAGGCGGCGCCCGCCCAAGCCCACGAGTTGTGGGTTCGTGCCGGATGGGACTTGGGTGCCGAGCCGATGCTGGCGTTCGCGGAGCTGCTCGAGCAGATCGCGATCGCGGCCGACGC